From the genome of Symphalangus syndactylus isolate Jambi chromosome 13, NHGRI_mSymSyn1-v2.1_pri, whole genome shotgun sequence:
GGAAACCTGTTTGGCTGATGCCTTGGACCCAATAAAGGCGTCAGTCCActggtccctctctctctccctccctgcctgcactCCCTGACCTCGTGTGTGTGGCCTCCAGGCGTGCCATGTATGCCCCAGGACCTATAAGccatataataatttatttccggctgggtgtggtggctcatgcctgtaacttcagcactttgggaggctgaggtgggaggagcacatagcttcaggagttggagatcagcctgggcaacatagcgagacctcacctctataaaaattttaaaaattagtcaggtgtggtggtgtacgcctgtggtcctagctactcgggaggctgaggcaggaggatcgattgagcccaggagtttgaggcagtagtgagccgagattgcgccactgcacttcagcctgggtgacagatggcgACCGtgtctcaaataaatgaataaaaataaataaaatctttatttccaTCTTGTGTCTTTCCTGGTCATTGGAGAGACCCTCTCCATCTTAAATGCCCTAAGTTAAAATAGGTGACTTaattagcctctctgagctgAAGTCTCTCCTCAGCCACAAATGAGGCtgtgtggccgggcacagtggctcatgcctgtaatcccagcactttgtgaggccaagacgggcggatcacctgaggtcaggagttcgagaccagcctggcccacatggtgaaaccccgtctctagtaaaaatacaaaaaatagctcgGCAtggggtgggtgcctgtgatcccaactactctggaggctgaggcaggaggattgcttgaacccagaaggtggaggttgcagtgagctgagattgcaccactgcactccagcctgggtgacagagcgagactctgtctcaaaaaataaataaattaattaattaaaatgttttaaatgaggctatggttttgtttgtttgtttttgagatggagtcttgctctgtcacccaggctggagtgcagtggtgcaatctcagctcactgcaacctttgcctcctgggttccagcaactctcctgcctcagcctcctgagtagctgggattacaggaatgtaccaccatgccccactaatttttttttttttttttagacagagtcttactctgtcgacaggctggactgcagtggcgagatcttggctcactgcaacctctgcctcctgggttcaagcgattcttctgcctcagcctcccgagtagctgggactacaggtgcacaccaccatgcctagctaatttttgtatttttagtaaatgtgaggtttcaccatgttggccaggatggtctcgatctcttgacctcgtgatccacccgcctcagcctctcaaagtgccgggattaaaggtgtgagccaccacgcccagcctaatttttgtgtttttagtagggatggggttttgccatgttggccaggctgttctcaaactcctgacctcaggtgatctgcctgcctcagcctcccaaagtgccgggattaaaggcgtgagccaccacgcccagcctaatttttgtgtttttagtagagatggggttttgccatgttggccaggctgttctcaaactcctgacctcaggtgatctgcctgcctcagcctcccaaagtgctgggattacaggcgtgagccaccacgcccagcctgtgtgTTGATTTTTACAATGCGCTGTGGAGCATGATGTAGTGCCAGGTGCCTCGCAAGGCACTTTACAATTACGAGCTCATTTAATCTCCATCATAACCCCGTGAGATGGGGATGATGACAAtgatcctcactttacagatgagaaaccgaGGCCCAGACACAGAAAGTAAGGAACGATCTCAGCTTTCTTGGGGTTGAGCATAAAGGATGTTGGGCATATGGGCAGGGCAAGGGTTGAACCGTTGGGGGTTGATAGTGTTATTATTTCTGTTGCTGTGGTGTCGGGAATGATGGTGAAGAGGTTGACTTATTGAAGTGCTCACTCTGTGCCTGGCGCCGCTGTCCCATTTACActtattatcccatttaatcctcccaacaacctcAGGAGGGTAGACACTATCACCTCCGTCCCCATCGCACAGATAGGAAACCTGGGCACAGAGAGGTAGAGgcacttacccaaggtcacacagccagcaggtGGTGTGGATCTGGGAGCTGCCCGGAGTGCTGGAGTATATGTAGAGGCCCAGGAAGCCACGGTGCTCTCAGCCCCCCAACCATCTCCAGCTGGcatctcccccaccccagcctctcccgCATACCTGCCTCGGATCCCTTCCCCTCGGGGCCAGCCACGAGGGTGTCATCCGACTCGCTGTCCGAGACCTCCAGGGCAGGGCTGTCCAACGGTAAGTCTTCCTCCTCTGATAGCACGGGGCTGGGGTACGGGGCATATGCCGGGGGAACCAGGGTCTGCGGAAGGTCAGGGTCACCTGCACGTCCAGGGACCCCTTGTCtccctccacttcctcctctcAGGCCAAGGCGGTGGCCCTCCTGGCTCTGGTCTCCCTCTTTGTTGACAGCGTGGACTTTGGCCTTTGTTCAGATCACCACGCTGTGGCCAGGGGACACCTGAGGTACCTCCTCAAAGCCGGCCCAACACAGGGAATGCGAGTCTGCCCTGTCCCTGGCTTCCTGTCACTACCTCTCTTGACTCATTTGTTCAGAGGGGCAACAATGGAACGTAACCTGGGAGGCTGCTGCAGGGGTTACTATGTGCAGTCTCAatgcagtgcctggcacccagCAAACCTCAACCAAATGACTGAgcttgagttttcttttcttttctttttctttttttttttttttttttgagacagggtcttgctctgttgcccaggctggagtgcagtggcatgatctctgctcaccacagcctcgaccttctgggctcaagcaatcctcctcccacctcagcctctcaagtagctgggattacaggcgtgcaccaccacacctggttcgGGCTTGATTTTAACTGTCTCCTTACCACTCACCTGGCTGGCGAAGTTCTCCGTGGGGTATGCAGGGAGGCCAGGCCCCGGGGCCTCCAGGCCGGGGGCCAGTTCGAGGTTCCCTGCAGGGCTGTAGGTAGGGGGTTCGTAGCAGAGCTGGGCAGCCTGGGAGTGGCTAAAAGCGGCTGCTGCCGGGTCGAAGGCTTCATAGGGGGCGGCTGGGACAGGTGGGGCCACAGTCCAGTCCCACAGGGAGTCTAGGGGAAGGGCACTGAGTCAGAAGCTGGGAGGTCTCACGGAGGCCTCCTCCCAGTTGAAGCCCCCAGCACAGAGTGGCCATTGTAGGCTGTGCAAATCTCTGACCCCAGGATTTGCATGGAGGAGCGGATGGgtgggagaggaaaggggaggagggCCACAGGCCCGGGCCACCTTTATCCTGTTGTGCTAGGCGATGACCTCCCCTGGGCCTCAGCTCccctatctgtgaaatgggcccCAAGGCAGGAAGGGCACTGGGCTGGGGTCACTCACCAGGAGCCCCCTCTGAGTCAGGGTAGCTAGAATGCTTGCAGCTGTCCAGGTCATAGAAGACGCCATCTGGGTACTGACACGGGGTGCAGGAGGGAAGAGGGGTCATCCCAGGCCTTGGGGACTCCCAACCCCCACCCTGGACCCTTGGGGAGACTCCAGCAcaggggagagaagaggggacTCTGGAGAGATTAGAGcaacaaagagacacagagactaGGCATCAGAGACAGGGACAAAGAGACAGAGATACAGAGAGTAGAGACACAACCCAATAGGGACACACAGCCGCCAGCTCCTGCTAAGACGGTGGGCTCCCAAGAACCCTGGCCCCTCACTGGCACACAGTCAGCACATCAGGGTGCCTGGAGAAGGGGTGGAAGAACTCCCCCAGCCTTGCCTGCCTGGGGGCTCCGGAGGTGAAGGGCAAGGGGAAATGGAAGTGTTTCACTTAACAGAGGCAGGGGTCAATGCTTTTTAAATACAcctccaggccaggcgtggtggctcacgcctgtcatcccaacactttggggggccgaggcgagtggatcacctgaggtcaggagttcgaaaccagtctagccaacatggtgaaatcccgtctctactaaaaatacacaaattagccaggcgtggtggcgcacacatgtaatcctagcactttgggaggctgaggccagcgaatcacctgaggtcaggagtttgagaccagcctgcacaacatggtgaaaccccatctctactgaaaatacaaaaattagctgggtgtggtggcagatgcctgtaatcccagctactctggaggccgaggcaggagaatcgcttgaacctgggaggtggaggttgcagtgagctgagatcacgccactgcactccagcctgggtgacagagtgagactctgtttcaaaaaataaataggccgggcgcggtggctcacgcctgtaatcccagcactttgggaggccaaggcaggcagatcatgaggtcaggaattcgataccatcctggccaacatggtgaaaccccgtctctactaaaaatacaaaaattagccaggcatgatggtgcacacctgtagtcccagctacttgggaggctgaggcaggagaatcgcttgaacccaggaggcggaggttgcagtgagccgagatcacgccactgtactccagcctggtgacagagcaagactctgtctcaataaataaataaataaataaacctccaCATGTTGATTCGCCCCATGAATCATGTGTTGTTGCTTCAAAAACTCAAGTCTAGGAAAAAATAAAGCTAGATCCACACCATGCCTAGGACCTGGCAGTCTCCCTCCTTGGCATTtaatcaagagaaatgaaaatggatgTGCACAAGATAGCCTTGTTCCAGATTCATCCCAGCAGCTTTATTATGAGTCTCCAATTGGAAACAGCCCAGGCGTCATCAACAGGAGAagggataaacaaactgtgatgtGGGCTGATCATAGAGTACTCTACAGCAAGGAAAAAGGACAAACACTGACACACACTTCACGTTGAGTGAGGGAAGCCAGACCCCAAAAGGGACATGCTGTGTGACTCACTTTACATAAAGTTCAAAAGCaggcagccgggcgcagtggctcacacctgtaatcccagcaatttgggaggctgaggtgggaggatcacttgagcccaggagtttgaaatcagcctggataacatggtgaaaccctgtctctactaaaaatacaaaaattagccgggcatggtggcgcgtgcctgtaatcccagctacttgggaggctggggcaggagaattgcttgaacccgggaggtggaggttgcagtgagccgagacggtgccactgcactccagcctgggcgacagagcgagactccttctcaaaaaaccaaaacaaaaaaaaagagcaggcagAACAAATGACAAATTGGTGGTGGAAAATATCAGAGAAAGGTATTGACTGAGAAGGGTCAGGAAGGAATATTCCA
Proteins encoded in this window:
- the SPIB gene encoding transcription factor Spi-B isoform X3 translates to MLALEAAHTQMASSMTWTAASILATLTQRGLLTPCGTGLWPHLSQPPPMKPSTRQQPLLATPRLPSSATNPLPTALQGTSNWPPAWRPRGLASLHTPRRTSPARPWFPRHMPRTPAPCYQRRKTYRWTALPWRSRTASRMTPSWLAPRGRDPRQVSYLCDGDGGDSVYPPEVVGRIKWDNKCKWDSGARHRVSTSISQPLHHHSRHHSNRNNNTINPQRFNPCPAHMPNILYAQPQES
- the SPIB gene encoding transcription factor Spi-B isoform X1 encodes the protein MLALEAAQLDGPHFSCLYPDGVFYDLDSCKHSSYPDSEGAPDSLWDWTVAPPVPAAPYEAFDPAAAAFSHSQAAQLCYEPPTYSPAGNLELAPGLEAPGPGLPAYPTENFASQTLVPPAYAPYPSPVLSEEEDLPLDSPALEVSDSESDDTLVAGPEGKGSEAGTRKKLRLYQFLLGLLTRGDMRECVWWVEPGAGVFQFSSKHKELLARRWGQQKGNRKRMTYQKLARALRNYAKTGEIRKVKRKLTYQFDSALLPAARRA
- the SPIB gene encoding transcription factor Spi-B isoform X2, whose protein sequence is MLALEAAHTQMASSMTWTAASILATLTQRGLLTPCGTGLWPHLSQPPPMKPSTRQQPLLATPRLPSSATNPLPTALQGTSNWPPAWRPRGLASLHTPRRTSPASPVLSEEEDLPLDSPALEVSDSESDDTLVAGPEGKGSEAGTRKKLRLYQFLLGLLTRGDMRECVWWVEPGAGVFQFSSKHKELLARRWGQQKGNRKRMTYQKLARALRNYAKTGEIRKVKRKLTYQFDSALLPAARRA
- the SPIB gene encoding transcription factor Spi-B isoform X4 codes for the protein MASSMTWTAASILATLTQRGLLTPCGTGLWPHLSQPPPMKPSTRQQPLLATPRLPSSATNPLPTALQGTSNWPPAWRPRGLASLHTPRRTSPASPVLSEEEDLPLDSPALEVSDSESDDTLVAGPEGKGSEAGTRKKLRLYQFLLGLLTRGDMRECVWWVEPGAGVFQFSSKHKELLARRWGQQKGNRKRMTYQKLARALRNYAKTGEIRKVKRKLTYQFDSALLPAARRA